One region of Trichosurus vulpecula isolate mTriVul1 chromosome 1, mTriVul1.pri, whole genome shotgun sequence genomic DNA includes:
- the LOC118858480 gene encoding 60S ribosomal protein L8-like → MGRVIRGQRKGAGSVFRTHVKHRKGAAKLRAVDFAERHGYIKGIVKNIIHDPGRGAPLAKVAFQDPYQFKKRTELFTAAEGIHTGQFVYCGKKAQLNIGKVLPVGTMPEGTIVCCLEEKPGDRGKLARASGNYTTVIFHNPETKKTRVKLPSGSKKVISSANRAVVGVVAGGGRIDKPILKAGRAYHKYKAKRNCWPRVRGVAMNPVEHPFGGGNHQHIGKPSTIRRDAPAGRKVGLIAARRTGRLRGTKTVQEKEN, encoded by the coding sequence ATGGGCCGAGTGATCCGTGGTCAGAGGAAGGGTGCGGGCTCCGTCTTCCGCACTCACGTGAAGCACAGGAAAGGGGCCGCCAAGCTCCGGGCGGTCGACTTCGCTGAGAGGCATGGCTACATTAAGGGTATCGTGAAGAACATAATCCATGATCCAGGCCGAGGGGCTCCTCTTGCAAAAGTAGCTTTCCAGGATCCTTACCAATTTAAAAAGAGGACAGAGTTGTTCACTGCTGCTGAAGGCATCCATACTGGCCAGTTTGTGTACTGTGGTAAGAAAGCTCAGCTCAACATTGGCAAAGTCCTCCCAGTTGGCACTATGCCTGAAGGGACCATAGTGTGCTGTCTTGAAGAAAAGCCTGGGGACCGGGGTAAGCTTGCCCGTGCATCTGGAAACTACACCACAGTGATTTTTCACAATCCTGAAACCAAGAAGACACGAGTAAAGCTACCTTCAGGCTCTAAGAAAGTGATCTCCTCCGCAAACAGAGCTGTGGTTGGTGTTGTTGCTGGAGGAGGTCGTATTGATAAACCTATCCTTAAGGCAGGTCGTGCCTACCACAAATACAAGGCCAAAAGAAACTGCTGGCCTCGTGTCCGGGGTGTGGCCATGAATCCTGTGGAACATCCCTTCGGAGGAGGTAATCACCAGCATATTGGAAAACCATCCACCATTCGAAGAGACGCCCCAGCTGGACGAAAGGTCGGTCTCATTGCTGCCCGGCGTACTGGTCGACTCCGGGGTACCAAGACTGTACAGGAGAAAGAGAACTAA